From a single Bacillota bacterium genomic region:
- a CDS encoding type II toxin-antitoxin system HicB family antitoxin yields MDKYIFPAIFEPGETKGYMVTFPDLPGCITEGDTLEEALYMAKEALELHLYGMEEDNDLIPEPTPPENIRLSKGAFLALIEAWMLPVRDEMANKAIKKTLTIPKWLNDIAEKEKVNFSQILQSALKEHLGIKERQS; encoded by the coding sequence ATGGATAAATACATTTTTCCTGCAATATTTGAGCCCGGAGAAACCAAGGGTTATATGGTAACCTTTCCTGACCTGCCCGGATGCATTACCGAAGGAGATACGTTGGAAGAAGCTCTCTATATGGCTAAAGAAGCCTTAGAGCTTCATCTTTACGGTATGGAAGAAGACAACGACCTTATACCTGAACCTACTCCTCCGGAAAATATCCGGTTAAGTAAAGGGGCATTTTTAGCCCTTATTGAAGCTTGGATGCTTCCCGTCAGGGATGAAATGGCTAATAAAGCCATCAAGAAAACCCTTACCATACCTAAATGGCTTAACGATATTGCAGAAAAAGAAAAGGTTAACTTTTCCCAAATATTACAATCCGCTCTCAAGGAGC